TTCCCCAGGTCTCTGGTCCCTTGCCGTTGCTCTCTTCGCATTGGAAGAAACCTCAGAGGAATCCTGTACGTACCCTATGATAAAAGAATCCACAGGCTCATCAGGGGTAGAAGATCCTGTAACAAAGGAAGTGACTTCTCCTAGGACCTCTAATAAGGGCGAAGAAGCTACCGAACGGGAGGACAAAGAATCAGAGGATACGGCAGCTGCCTGTAAGGAGGCAGAGGCAACGTAGGAAGACCAAGTACCTGAAAGAGAAAAACTCGTCGGGGTTGTCGGACCACCATCACCAGGGAGAGTCCCTCCATCGGAGGGGAGAGACACCCCGTCTGCACATCCTACAAGAGAGGAAAACATAAATACAGCGGAAAGTAAAAGAACCGAAAATATAAGAAAAGATCGGACTTTTTTATTCGATTTGGTTATTGATTTTTTTTGCATAAAAGGAGGTTAACAAAAGTTTTCAGAAAAGTTAATCCCTTTGCCCAAATAAAATTAAATGTCACCTACAGCCAGATTTTCCTAAGAGAAATACCACCTTAAGCAAAACAGAAACTTAATAAATCGCTCTCGGGTTCCTTACGATAGTATTAACTCTACTCTCAGCAAAGATTGGCAAGAAAGGACCTGCCTTGCTCTGCTTACCCCTGCGGATTAACCTTGCAGAACTGTGGATATACCACACCATCTGTCTGTTGGATTTTTCGTTTCCCCTTGCTGTTGCCCCATAGCCATAGTGCTGGAGGAAGCTCCCAGAGACTCCCGTAAAGACCAAGTATACAATCTTTCCCATACTGTTCCCTTGTCTATATAGGTATGTCCTAGAGGCCCCTGTTTTAGCCATACTCACGAAAGCAGGTTCATCTTCCCCGTGGTTACATAAATCATTGATGAGTACTTGCTATCCCAATGCAAGAAACATCCAGGCGTATTAAAACTTCCCTGGCGGAAACAGGAAAACCCATGGAATGGGATTACCTATTTTTCCGGACTACCCTGCTTCCCGTTCGTGAGCGGCAATAGCTTCCAGAGTCTTTACTTTTGGCTGCGTCACGTGGTTTTCATCAGGAACCAATGGAAACCAATGATTGCGAGAAAAAGAATGAAGGGAATTATTAGTAATGCGATAGCCATTATGGGGCTATACCTATAGACTATCCTAGCTGCTGATAGTACAAAGGGTAATAGAAATAGGGTCATAAAACCCATTTGTTTCATCTGGGACACAAAAGCCTACACCATATATCGAGAAAACAACTTTTTTCAAAATCCTATTAAATCACTTTGTATTTATCTTGATTCAATCGATAAATACATATACATTTAATCATCTGTTCATATATTTCAGTTTAGGAGTTTAGTAATGAAGAAAAGCATCAACGTATTACTTCTTGTTTCAATTGTGCTTGCACTTTCCTTTTCGATCATGGGATGTTCGAAACCAGCCCCTGTCGCACAGGCTCCTGCAGCCCCTGCCGCAAAAGCCCCAGTTTCCGACGGCTCAGAAGATTTGAAAATCGCTTATCAGGTTAACCTTGCAAAAGAAGACATGGACAACTATTTCTCCTTCACCGGTAACATCCGTTACATGGCTGTAGAGAAAGACCATGCTGATGCCGTAACCGGTGCTTCAGCCCTTGGTTCAACGCATCTTTTCCAGGCTTACCTCTATGATGTAGAAGGCAAGAACACTTTGTCCAGCGGACTTCGTGGCTTGTTCCTTTTCGGTGTTAATCCTTTCTCCCAGCTCACTGGTGACGCACTCAATGCCTCCAAGGCTAGCGATGGCACAATTACCATCCAGTATGCCCACCGTGGAACCGCTTACCGCATTGTCACTGACAAGACCGGCAAGCTCTCCTTCCCCAACGGGACTTTTGAGCAGAGAGCAATCGGCTACATTGCAGGTAGCGCACCCCAGGTCATCAGCAAAGATTTCTCTGCTGACGGAACCACCGCAACCATCGACTGGGCCAAAGTATGGGACAGCAAAGTTGCAAGCGGTACCTTGGTAGACGACAAGTCAACCAAAAAGACCGGCGATATCACCAGAAGTGCTGATAGTGCCGATTCAATGTACTATTTCGATGGATCTTTGATGGTAACCCTCGAAAACGACATTCTCGGAATCAACGGTTCCTTGACTGCTGTCGGTCGTTAAGTTCTCAGAACAGAAAATACCATGGAGGTCTTCCCAAATCGGGAAGGCCTCTTTTATATTCTCCGATAAAGAACATTTTTCCCGGAAATGTGATCGTACGACTCTCTAGCTCTCTGGATTTACCAAAGCTTGCCATTCTATACTTGTGGGAAATTGCCAGGGGGAACGAAACAGTGAAAATTGCAATATATGGGGCCGGGTCTCTGGGGATTATCCTTGGGGCCTATCTCACAAAGGGTGGGATCCCTGTGGACCTCATCAACAGAAATGCGCTCCAAGTAGAGGCATTGCGTCAGCAAGGTGCCCAGGTTGTAGGATCAGCGCAATTCACTGTTCCTGTCTCAGCCCTATTGCCAAGCGAGATGAAAGAACGCTATGACCTCATTTTCCTCATGACCAAGCAATTGGACAATGAACGGGTCGTAAGAAACCTTATCCCGTTTTTACAGGATGACGGGGTTCTGTGTACCATGCAAAATGGATTGCCTGAGCTGGGTATTGCAAAAATTCTTGGAGAAAGCCGTGTCTTGGGCTGTACGATTGCATGGGGTGCCACCCTCGAAGGGCCTGGGGTTTCACGACTCACCTCCGAACTCGATACGCTTACGTTCAGCCTTGGCAGCCTGACCAGGAAAAAAGACGATGCATTGCTCCTCGAGGTTAAGGACATTTTGGAAAAAATGGGTCCAGTACACATAGAAGAAAACTTTCTGGGGGCTAGGTGGGTAAAACTGCTGGTCAACTCAGCGTTCAGCGGAATGGCTACGGTTCTTGGCTGTACCTTCGGGGAAGTTTCCCAAAACAAGAAGGCCAGGTTGTGTGCCCAGAGGATTATCAAGGAATGCATCGATGTAGCAAGGCAAGCAAACATCACAATTGAACCAATCCAGGGAAAGGATGCAGTAAAGCTATTTGACTATGCATCAAAGCTCAAACAAAAACTATCCTTTTTCCTCATTCCCTTTGCCATGAAAAAGCATAAGAATCTTAAACCAAGCATGCTCCAGGACCTGGAGGCAGGCAAACCCTGTGAGGTAGACGCTATAAACGGAATAGTCTGCATGTATGGTAAAAACGTACAGGTCCCAACCCCCTATAATGACTTGGTAGTAGAAACTATCCATGCGTTTGAGCAGGGGAAGGGAAAACCTGGGTTCGAGAATCTTCAAAGCTTTGAAAAGCTACAACACTAAGTCAGGGGAAGCGGTCATCTTCTGGGCCTTCCTGAAGAAATCGACCTCCCCGAAGTTGCCAGATTTCAGCACAAGCTGGAAGGCTTTGTCCAGTGACCTGACCCAGGGTACCCCAGGGTCTATCTTTGGCCCGATCTCAAAGCCTTCCACGGCAAGTGCAGCTACAACCACAGCGGAAGTCTCTCCCCCTGCAACAATGAAGTTCTGTATGCCTTGCTTGGCAAGAAGCTTGGTTAATGCACTGAAGGTTGCCTCAATTGCAGGCCCTGCGTTCCCTGCTTTATCCGGTTGCTCAGTTGTAGCATAAACGAGGGGAGATAGCTCCCCTGCACTCTGGGATAGCACCCAAGAGGCAACTTCTCTGGCATACTGGCTGTTATGCAGGCACTCGTGACTATCCAGAAAGAAGGAAGGTGCATACTTTTTATACTCAGCTACCTGCTGGAGGGTGCACACAGAACAGGAGCCTGCAATAACCACACCCTTTCTTCTCTCAGGGATAAAAGGAGAAAAGCCCTTGGAGGAGGCTATCTGACAGGCAAGGGGAACAGCAAGCCCCGACCCTCCGGTCAATAAAAGGAAATCGTTTGTTGCCTCAGCTATTGAGAAAAGGTCCTGCTCATTCAGGGCATCAACGATAAGGTAGTTCGCCCCTGCTCTTCGCTCTTCTTCAATCCGTTCTCGTATCCTTCTTGGACCCTGAGCAATATCCTGATAGAAAATATGCGAGCAAACCCCTTTGCTTTGGCCTTCCATCAAACGGGACAGCTTTGCATCGGCCATGGGGGTGACCGGATGGTTTTTCATCCCCGATTCATGTAGCAACTGATCATGGACAAACAAATACCCTTGGTAAACCGTTCTCCCATTCACTGGAAGCGAGGGACAGATAACGGTCTGGGAAATCTGCAGATATTCCAGCAAAGCATCGATTACCGGCCCGATATTTCCTTCATGGGTAGAGTCGAAAGTAGAACAATATTTATAGTAAAAACGGGTACATCCAGAACCAATAAGGAATCTGAGAGCCTCGAGGGCTTGGTGTTTGGCCTCTTCCACAGGGCAAGAGCGAATCTTCAAGCTGACTACGATTGCCTCGTGTCCTTCCCTGGCTTGCCTTGCAGGGACTCCATTGAACATTACTGTGGCCATTCCGTTATCTGCCAAAAACCCTGCCATATCGGTAGCACCTGTAAAATCATCAGCAATTACCCCTAAACGCATAACAACCCCTTTTAGCGATAGTAGCCTTCTGCAAAGGAAAAAGACAATCCCCAGTATTCACTTCATTTGCTATATATATACAGACACCAGGAGACTCCTGAGGGAAGGACAAGACACAGCACCCAGGTTAGGCTTGAGCTTTGCCGCTTTGAGGCCCAAGCATCAACGATTTTTGAAAGTCTTTACCATTGCAGGGACTACCGGCGAACAAAGCTCACGATAACTAAGAAGCTTTTTGACAACCTCTGCATTCCCCCTTCGGCTGTCCAACGCGTCTGTTACCTCACTATCCATTACCACCCCTACCTGCAGGGAAGTTCAGTTGGCTAATAATTCATTATATAGAATGATTTTTGATTAAAAATCATGAAAACAGCATGGCTTTTAAAACAACCAGAACCTAGGGAAAAACATACAAACCAACAGCAGGAACAAAATTCCTCCAGGCCCTGATGTATTTCGATTGACAGCAATACAGTTGACCAACTTCTGAGCAAACAAACCCCTGTAATGTTTTCAGAATTTTCAAAACGGTAGACAGTTCAAATCCCACATGGTATAGTTTTCTTACGGAAGAGGGCAAAGTGTCGAAAACACCACTATTTATCAAAATCGCTCGCCCAACCTATGGGGCTTATTTATTGCGCCGAAATCATGTTGAAACGGTAGGAATGGAACTGCTTTCCCAATTGAAAGGCCCATTTCTGGTTCTTGGAAACCATACCCATACCTTGGATGCCTTTTTTATTTCGGCAGCATCGCCTGTACATATCCGTTGGGTAGCAGGTGCCTATCTGTTCAAACTCCGTTTCGTCAAGACTATGGTAAGCAGATGGATCGGGGGAATCTCGAAGCAACAGGGAAGAAGTGATTTCCAGACCATCAGGGATATCTCAGCTGCCCTAAAAAACGGAGAAGTCGTCGGCTTGTTTCCCGAAGGGACTAGGACTTGGGACGGAGAGCCGGTAGGCTTTGACGAAGCAACGGCAAAGCTTGTAAGAATGTTCAAAGTACCGGTAGTTATCGTAAACCTCGAAGGCGGATATCTTTTGAAACCCAGATGGTCCGATACAAGTCGCAAGGGAACGGTTACCCTACGGGTACTCCCTCCCCTGATGCCAGAGACTATCAAAACCATGAAACTTGCTGAGTTAATGGCCTATTTGCAACAACATATCGGGTTCTCACACCAAGAATGGCAAAAGAAAACCCATAGGCCTTTCAAAAACAAAGCCAAGGCAAAGGGATTGGAACGGGTCCTGTACATCTGTCCCGACTGTGGCGCCAAAAGCAGCATAAAGACTGAGAAAAACCTCATTACCTGTACCCATTGCAATATGACAGTACAACTCGACGAATTCGAACAGTTTGTTTCAATAAAAGGAAACAATACCTTTAAGAACCTCCCCCAATGGCATACGTGGGAGATCGGCCAGTTGCATAACCTGGTTTTGACAGCAAAAAAAGAAACCCTGCTATTCCCTCCCGACAGAGGGGTCTTACTTCAAATAGGATTAGGACAAACCTTAGTGACCCTTAGCAAAGATTTTGAAGTTACCCTGACCAAAGATGCAATAACCATCCACAGGCAGGATCGCAATGATTCCAAGATCATGGGCAATGAGGAAACCATCGTTTTCCCGTTTGACAATATCCAGTCCATGATTATCAATGCGAAATCAACCATCGAGCTTTATCGTGGCGAAGAACTTTACAGGATCCGAATAGAAAAAGGCTCTTCCATCTTAAAATACACAGAAACCTATGCAGCAATAAAAAAACAAATCCAATCTTTAAAATCAGGGGTGTGCACATGAACTGGAACTACATAATACATATTGGCATCATTTCCTTTGCCTTGCTTTTTGCAGCCCTGCTGCGTTCACGTATTCGTTTTTTCCAACGCTTCCTTATGCCCGCACCCATCATCGCAGGGTTGATCCTGCTTATTTTCTACAACTTCATTACCCCCTATTGGGGCCTTAGCAATGCCTTCCTCGGAGAAATGGTCTACCACTTGCTGAACCTCTCCTTCATAGCCATGCTGCTACGGGTAACCCCAAGCGAGAAAAACAGGGTAAAAGGGAAACGAATGTTAGCCGAGAACGTAACGGCCGTCATGGGCCAATATGGGCTACAATGTACCCTTGGCCTCTCCGTTACCGCTTTATTGATAGCAACGGTGAAACCCGACCTGTTCCCCGCAATAGGGTATTCCCTTCCCATGGGCTTTGAACTTGGACCTGGACAGGCTTACTCAATCGGGACAACCTGGGAGAAAATGGGATTCGTAGGAGGTTCTTCGGTAGGGTTGTCCTTGGCTGCCATCGGCTTTTTACTCGGTAGCTTCGGTGGGGTTATCCTCATAAACCAAGGTTTGAAACGGGGATGGATTGGAAAAGAATACCGGGACAAGATCAACAGCAAAAGCGTCAGGACCGGATTCTTCAGCAGGGACCAGAAAGAGAGACCCATCGGCTCGTATCTCTCTACCGATGGGGAATCTTTGGATACCCTCAGCTATCATATCGCCTTGGTTATGCTCACCTACCTTATTAGCTGGGGTTTTCTCACCGGCCTAAGCGCTTTGCTCTCCCTCATCGGCCCTATCGGCACAGAATTGGCAGACAGCCTCTGGGGAATCAACTTCATATTCAGTGCCCTTTGTGCAATCGCTGTAAAACTCACCATGCGTTTCTTCAAGGTCGATACCACCATTGACAACGCTACTTGTAACAGGATAAGCGGGCTCTCGGTAGACCTTACCGTCGCTTCGTCCCTTGGTGCCATTTCCATCGTTGCGGTGCAGGGCTACTGGCTGCCTATTTTGGCCTTGGTCCTTGCAGGCGTATTGGCAACCGTTTTCATCCTACCCTGGTATTGTTCCCGGCTTTATGACGATCACCAGTTCTACCGGATGCTCCTCATCTACGGGACAGCAACGGGAACACTCCCGACCGGCCTTGCCCTGTTGAGGGTAGTAGATCCCGATTTCGAGACTCCGGTGGCTACCGACTATCTGTATTCGGTTGGAATCGTATTCATGCTGGCAATCCCTATCATTCTCACCATCAACCTTCCGGCTTTCAGCGTTACTAAAGGAAAACCAAGCCTTTTTTGGCTTGCACTAGGAATCTCTGCTATATATCTGCTTGTTTCCTTTGTTTCCTATGTGTTCCTTGCAAAGAAAAAAGCCTTTGCAAATGCCAAAAAGTTGTTCTACATGGATAACCGGGAATAGGCAAACAGTAAAAACTTTTAAAAATATTGTGGATTCCCTTTGTATAGCAGGGGAAGATACTTCTGGAGGCAAGGTTTTATTTGACCTTGCCTCTGATTATCTAAAGGCAGGGGAAAGCAGGGAACAAATTATATGCCATGATTTTCAAAAGAAAATCCATGTGGAAATACAATGAAACCCTACATTTGAGTGAGGCTGAAATAGCTGAAATCGAAGCAGCGACAAAACGCATCGTACCGCTTATTGAAACTATTTCCGTTCGGTTTACCATAGTAGAAAGGAGTAAGACTACTGCCAGACAGGGCAAATACTGCCTTCTGCTGTATAGCGATATCTCCTCAATGCAGGCTACCTCTTGGCGCAAATGGACCTCTTTCTCGCTTCGCACAACCTAGGATCGCTTTGGTACGCCCTTGCAAAACCTGACCAAATGCAAGTCGGTGGACTTGCGTATGTCATCATGCTAGCTTTTGGCAAAAGCCAGGAACAAGACTTCCGAAAGAACCTGTCCGATTTCAAGCGAAAACAACAGCATCACTGTCTATCGCAGCACAAGTGTCAAATCCTTCATTCCAGCGAGCAAACCACCCTACTACAATTCCATCGATAGGGGAATATGCTTATGTTTTCTGGAAATTTCCTTGGCAAAAACAGGATATACATTTACGAGACATCTTTCTGACAATGAAAAAACTGACGGACAATTGGTTGAGATTGCGAACTACAAGATTGGCAAAACAAAAACTTTTTAAGAAGAATATACAAACTGAATCGCGGAGGGCTCTGGACAAACTTTTGTTTTTAGTGTATTAGTTAACTAGTGCACTAGATTTGACAAGGAGACACTACATGACCAATAAGGTACTATCAGAATCTGCAGGCCTGGGACAAGGTCCTCTGGTTTCAATGCAGAACCTTAGTTTCAACTATGGGAAAAAATCTGTTTTCTCCCATCTGGACCTGACTATAGAAAGTGGAAACATCTATGGGTTACTCGGAAAGAACGGTGCGGGAAAGACAACGCTGTTAAAGTTACTCTCCGGACAGCTGTTCCCCTCTGAGGGGACAATAACCTCGCTCTCATTCGACCCCACCAAAAGAAATCCAGACATGCTCAAGGAAATCTTTTATCTACCGGAGGAATTCCCCCTGCCCAAAATGAAGCTGAAGGAATACCTGGCAATGAGGACCCCTTTTTACCCTCGTTTCGACCATGCCCAGTTCGAGACCTATTATAAAAACTTCGAACTTGACGTAGACCAGAACATTAACGAACTTTCCTTCGGACAAAAGAAAAAGTTGTTGCTTTCCTTCGGTCTAGCATCGAATACGGCTCTACTCATTCTTGACGAGCCTACCAATGGACTGGACATTCCCTCAAAGAAACAGTTCAGGCAGACCGTTGCCTCGGCTATGACCGAAAATAGAACCTTCATTATCTCCACCCACCAGGTGAGAGACATGGAAAACCTGATCGACCCTATTATCGTGTTGCATAACGGAGTGGTCATCTTCAAAAACTCAGTCGATTCGGTTACCGATAAGTATGCACTCCACCTTTGCCAGAAAGAACCTACTCCAGGAGAAGCTGTCTACTCGGAAAAAGTATTGGGTGGCTGGATGGTCATGCAGGAACGTACAGATGAAGACAGCCAAATCCCTATCGATTTGGAAACCCTTTTCAACGCAGTAATAGAAAACCCCAAGACCTTTGGGTCTAATCTATCGGGAGGTGTCCAATGAGATTCCTATATGTAGCGAACCGTGAAATCCAGACACGGAAAAAAGAACTGGCAATCTATGCCATTACCGTTATCCTTATCATGCTCGTCAATGAAACAGCAAGCGCCATCTATTCCCGCTATACGGGAAACCTGACCCATGAGACCATCTATTCAGGGTTTTTCCCTGGGCTTTTATTCGTTGGTGGCTTTATCCTTACGAGTCTGGTCTTTGTAAACGATATGTTCAGCAAAGAACACCAGAATGAATGGCTTATGTTGCCTGCCACTTCCCTGGAGAAATTCCTCGCAAAAGGAATACTGACTGCATTTGCCTACCCTGTCGCACTTATACTGGTAATGACCATTGCTTCAGTCTTCATCGAGGCACTCATGCTGCTTTTCTTTGGAAGCCCGTTTACGATGTTCAACCCGTTAGTATCTGAGGTGGGTTCCCAGCTTGCCATGTATTTTGTCTGGCAATCGGTGTTCCTCCTTGGGGCAACCTTGTTCCATAAAGCCCATTTCATCAAGACAGTTCTAGCCTTGTTTGTTTTGGCCATTGTGATGGGGCTGCTGGGAATGCTGTTCGCACGGATCTTTTTCCCGCTTATCACCGGCATTTCCCCCTTCTCCAGAACTATCTCTTTTTCATTCTCTTCCGTCCAGCGAATTGAGGATGTAGCAGGTTTACGAGTATTCATTACCCTGGGAAAGATCATCTACTATGCAGTGCTCCCACTCTTCTGCTGGGTTACCGCCTACTTTAAGGTTGAGGAGGTCCAAGCAACCGATGCAGTTTAATACACGATTACCTATATATATCCAGATTGCCGGATATATCCACGACCTGATCCTCAATGGGACCTGGGCCGATGGCGAGAGAATCCCCTCGGTGAGAGACCTGGCAGTGGAACTTGAGGTTAATCCAAACACTGTCATTCGTACCTATGCGATTCTCCAGGATGAAGGAACCTTGGACAACCAGCGGGGAATCGGGTACTTTACCTCCCCCCATGCCCGGGAGCTTGTCCTTCAGAAGAAACGGGAACAGTTCATCAAGTCGGAACTGCCTTCGCTATTTACCTCCTTGGACGTACTGGATATTCCGTTCAAGGAACTGGAAACCTATTATGAGACTTTCAAAAAGGAACAATCAAACCATGAAATCAAAAAATAAAACCAAAAAGAGCACAAAAATGCTTATCGGTGCGGGAATTTTTCTCACTGTCTACCTTTTGGTCTCCATACTCTTCGGGTCTACGGTAGTGAAGAAATATGGCGTTGCCTCAGTCTCCTCAAATCATTTCAGCTATTCGTTCACAAACTTCTAGACAGCCGATCGGTGAAGTACAGAAGGCTCCTTTGCAAGAGGTGGCTCCCTTTGAGTCACCTCTTTTTTTGTTCCTCCAAAAAAACTGATGGTTCTGAATCTTTTCCATACTATTTCATAGTAGTCCTTCAAGGATGCAAGATTGCCACATGTTTTTTATTTTCAAGGCATTTAGATCTGTATCCATGTCATTATTTTGCCATATGTGACAATTCTGGGAATTTTCCATGGCAATCGTGTTGGTTTGAGTACGTTCTTGATAAAAATAACAAAAAACTAAGCATTTTCCCTTTTTTCAAAAATCAATTTTGTTTTAGATATAGCATTATCATAACATATGTCGTTTGACGGATTTCTCCCCTCTCGCTATCGTTTTTCCAGATTGTTATTTCAGGAGGAACGTATAGAAAATGAATAAGCATTTAAAAACCTGCTGGATAGTCTTGGCGGTTCTTCTGCTTGGACTTACCCCTCTTACCGCGGCTTATGAAGGTCTTTCGGTTGCAACCTCATATCCTTCGCTGAACGTCAGTGACACTGATATGATTGTCTTTGACTTGACGGTTAAAAACTATAACTTGACTCCCCAGAGAGTAGATCTTGCAGTTCAGGGCCTTCCCGCAGGCTGGGAATACCAGTTTGTTGGCGGTGGTGCTTTGATCAACGCCGTATTCGCAGAGCCGGACCATACCGCTTCCGTCCAACTCTGGGTAATACCTACCAAATCGAACACAGCCTCTTCCCATGACTTCACTGTAGTGGCAAACGGCGAAAGCAACGCAACCTTCTCGCTTCCCCTTACCGTTACCCTAGGCCAAAAACTCCCCCAACGCCTGGCTCTCGATACTGAATTACCTACAATCAGGGGAAATGCTGACACCGATTTCACCTTTGAGGTAACCTTGCATAACAATAGTGCCGCAGAAACCCTTATCGACCTTGATGCCAATCTGCCCGAAGGGTTCTCTGCCAAATTTGCTGAGCAGTATGCATCAAAGAGTGAGAATACTCTCTCGGTAGCGGCAGGCGCCACAAAAACACTTAAAGTTACGGTAACCCCACCCCAAGGACTTGCAGAAGGAACCTATCCTGTCACCATCCTTGCCAAGGCGGCAAGCGCCAGTGCCAGCACCTCTGTAAATCTTGATGTCCAAGGCCAGGCAAGAATGAGTCTTAGCGGAGAAGGGGGCCTACTCAGTGGCAATGCAGTTGCAGGAAAAGAAACAGTCGTAACGTTGGAGCTGAAAAACTCCGGTACAGCAGATGCAAAGGATATAAAACTGTCAGCTTACAGCCCAACGAATTGGAATGTTACCTTTTCCCCTGAGAAAGTAGACCTTGTACAGGCTGGAAAAACCCAGACAGTAAAAGCAATTATCAAACCATCGGCACAAGCAATTACGGGGGACTACAATCTGACCCTCAAGGCTAATTCCAGTGCCTCGGGGACTGTTTCCACCCAATATCGTGTAACGGTAAAAACCTCTTCCCTCTGGGGAATCGTATCCATTTTGATTATCGCCGCGGCTGCAGTAATCCTGCTCCTATCTATCAGGAAATTCGGAAGACGATAAAACAGGAGGTTGACATGAACAGCGAACAAGTGCTGAGCATCTCCCATTTGAGAAAGCAATATGGAAAGGGAATGCTTGCAGTCGATGATATTTCCCTGACCCTGAACAAAGGGGAAATATTTGGGCTGCTCGGCCCCAATGGGTCAGGAAAGACTACCACCATCCTTATGTTGCTGGGTTTGCTTGAACCAACATCAGGATCAGTAGACATTCTTGGTTTCGACCCGCTGAGAACACCTTTGGAAGTAAAAAGAAGAGTCGGCTACCTGAGCGATACCGTAGGTTTCTACGACACAATGACTGCCTATGAGAATCTTGACTATACAGCCCGATTCTTGGGACTAAGTGCAAAAGAGCGGAGAGAACGAATTCTAGGAGCTTTGCAGAGAATGCGATTGGAGAACCGCAAGAATGACAAAGTCCATACATTCTCCCACGGGATGAAACAGCGCCTCGGACTTGCTGAGGTACTGGTTAAAAACTGCGAGATTGCTATCCTGGACGAGCCTACCCAAGGGCTCGACCCCGAGAGCGTAGCTGAATTCCTTTCTTTGATAACCTCTCTCAGGGATACGGAGCATATGACCATTCTGCTTTCCAGCCATCAACTGGAGGAAGTCCAATCGGTCTGTGACCGGGTTGGGTTGTTTTACAGGGGAAAACTCCTCAAAAACGGAACGGTTGCAGAACTGAGCGAGCAGCAGTTCGGGGGAAGGCAGATTATCGAGCTGAGGGTAGACTCAGAAAAAAACCTTGCAGAAACCTTTGCCGGTATCAGTGAGGTTACCAAGGTACTTCCTGCAGGTAGACAAACATGGAATCTTGAGTGTATGGAGGACGTCAGACCGGCAGTGGCAAATGCTGTCTTCAAGGAGGGAATCGGCCTTATCTCGATAGAAATGCAGATGCATTCTCTCTATGACATCTATAAGGCAAGTTTCAAGGAGGTAGCGGAT
The sequence above is a segment of the Sphaerochaeta pleomorpha str. Grapes genome. Coding sequences within it:
- a CDS encoding NEW3 domain-containing protein; translated protein: MNKHLKTCWIVLAVLLLGLTPLTAAYEGLSVATSYPSLNVSDTDMIVFDLTVKNYNLTPQRVDLAVQGLPAGWEYQFVGGGALINAVFAEPDHTASVQLWVIPTKSNTASSHDFTVVANGESNATFSLPLTVTLGQKLPQRLALDTELPTIRGNADTDFTFEVTLHNNSAAETLIDLDANLPEGFSAKFAEQYASKSENTLSVAAGATKTLKVTVTPPQGLAEGTYPVTILAKAASASASTSVNLDVQGQARMSLSGEGGLLSGNAVAGKETVVTLELKNSGTADAKDIKLSAYSPTNWNVTFSPEKVDLVQAGKTQTVKAIIKPSAQAITGDYNLTLKANSSASGTVSTQYRVTVKTSSLWGIVSILIIAAAAVILLLSIRKFGRR
- a CDS encoding ABC transporter ATP-binding protein; translated protein: MNSEQVLSISHLRKQYGKGMLAVDDISLTLNKGEIFGLLGPNGSGKTTTILMLLGLLEPTSGSVDILGFDPLRTPLEVKRRVGYLSDTVGFYDTMTAYENLDYTARFLGLSAKERRERILGALQRMRLENRKNDKVHTFSHGMKQRLGLAEVLVKNCEIAILDEPTQGLDPESVAEFLSLITSLRDTEHMTILLSSHQLEEVQSVCDRVGLFYRGKLLKNGTVAELSEQQFGGRQIIELRVDSEKNLAETFAGISEVTKVLPAGRQTWNLECMEDVRPAVANAVFKEGIGLISIEMQMHSLYDIYKASFKEVADETA